TCCTGTATTTTGtaactaaaataattttaaaataacattttttaaatgagaattaatttttttacaacaaTTTAATAGTTTTGCTCTCAAATACTGTATGTTTGATTGAATAATATTGACACAAAAGTCAtaccacactctaaaaacaaacggtgctatatagcaccaaaagtggttctttgctcgtaatcatagaagaaccgtttttagtgccatatagcaccggtgaagcaccggtgaagcacctgtgtagaaccatatagtgctatgtagaaccaaatgtggtgctatagtgttctatatggcccctatatggttctacacaggtgcttcaccggtgctatatggcactaaaaacggttcttctatggttacgattcaaatcaacagttttggttctatatagcaccgtttgtttttttagagtgcatacACCACTAGGGGGTCCCCTTGATCTAAAGATAATTTAAAACCATTATACCAAATCAAAATTATTTTGATTACTAGGGTTGGGTGCAGACAAAGGTCTGCTCTACTGTTTGTGTTGTTACTCACTTCAAGTTGCATAACGTTACTTTATGCCTTTACAGTACCATTTCTTTTATTGGTAATggtgttattattataaaagtaCAGGATTGTGTCTTTACTAGGGGGCTACCATGATTTGTAccttagaacaggggtcttcaacgttttttgggtcggggaccccttagatgagagaggcatggagcagggaccccctaataataaatgtgtaagacagagatatttaagtaagcagtaaggtcagaatcaaggactggaactgttttataaatagaaacaaaccatattggcacacagccatactatattaacatgcataatttttttgttaaagtagatttagtttttatattaatataataataataataataataataattaataatttttaggtatttgcagtgtaataaattttcattttactgtgaattggacaagggctttcagtttataaagatgactgatcatggtgaatggcacaaaaactctattctggtggggatagaggttgtgctactttataattttGAGGTCTGTTGCCTTGCTCGTATATCATCATTGTCACGAGTTTAAGtaacgcaggtttattttctgtATAGCTTCATATCAGACTCAGGAGAACAACATGCAACGAGTCCGAGCGCATCTCTTTGGGGAAACGTTTTGAGAGGCGGATTTCAACCTGACTATGAATCTTGCACAAAGCACCATCACGGCGCACgtttcattaatttttaaatgcaagcgatagttttgtcagtttaaaatgcagacgcggtgtggtgtcatttgcctgttgaattagcgctttaaatcttaaccgcgtgaaacagccgtccaagttcagaaatatTGATGAGACAACATGTCGCATTGATTCTAAAATGacattctgaaagaaagacacacataagatttacctgttttatgatgaCTTTTCAGTcgctactgctgcttcctgagtggacatttataatctttagatattttattttggtccgctGGCTAAACTGAACGCGTGCCTTCAAACCTATACGGAAACGcacgtgcacaacttaaaggggacgtaacgttttgtacatatattttacgttttaagcaaaaaatagcttgttgttaaacatcatttggcggaccccATGCAGTTCCGTCACGGACCCCCGGGTTGAAGACCCATGCCTTAGAATACAGTTTCTTATAATTCATTGTGCTAATTACTAGTACATTACtatgtttttcactttaaaataatggtcaaaatttttaataatttcttaagatttatgtcttaGGTCCTTAGTAATTACTAATAAGTTaccgtgtttttcactttaaaataatggtcaagattttaagtaattCATTAAGAACAGTGTGGTAATCCTTGAATAATTACTAATGGGTTACCATGATTTTCCTATTAAGTCAGTCTAAACATCAATAAGGAGGGATATATCTAACAGAGGTTGAAAACATGGAATCTGTATTTTGTGAGGTAAGTTAGTTTGAGATTAAGAGGTGTATTCTTAGGTTGTTTATGGTTAAATCAATAAGATAGAAAAcagaataaaaatgtaatgcaacaTAAGAATTGAATCCTAAAGAGTTACAGTACCATATTTGACCCTTTCAGTGATGATAGGTAACATGAGTAATTCAAAGTAATTaagtaaacatatttttttcagaatgtattatttatagttacaacagtggttctcaaactggggcccccaaattttataacattttgtaAAGTacattatcataaattctgtttgaacctcagaaaaataaggctactacaGCAACAGCACCACATTGTagaatttaatatgttttgtgtcatacaaattaataggttttacttttttgtggGGGGCACCTTACACAAAGGGGGACGGCACGCCGAAAAAGTTTACAGGATCAGACCTTATTTCAATGTATGTGACTGTTGATATGAAGTTAATTCATAGTTACTTTAAATAAGAGTtacacattaaataattacatttggTTTGACATGATCTTTGAATTAAACGTCTTAAAGAAAGATTGTATTTTGCAGAGCCTACATTTCTTCCTTTTACGATTCTTTCCTCTTTTGTAATAAATTCCATCCCAGTTTTCCTCCTCTTCATCATCAGCTACCCAAGGTTTCCATGCACCTCCATTTAAACTAGGATCCGCACGGGCATCATCTGGGGGGTAGCGAACAGGCAATGCTGTGTGATTGTAGAATGTTAGTCGTGCTAGGAGTTTCTTAACAATATCAGGCCTTTGTACTGCAAGATTATGCCGTTCACAAGGGTCATCGGTAATATTGTACAGCCAAATTGATTTCCTGTTTTTTCCACTCTGTTGTTCCAAGTTCCACCAGCTACTAGGGAAGTTTGTAAGGACCTGTGGTGGCACCCAATCTCCATGACCTGGATCACCAGTCAAGAGTTTCCAGTCACCCACTCTAATGGCTGCTTGAACACTTGTGTCCCATAATTCATAGCCTTCCCTGACTGAGCCCTGGCTACGTCGATGTAGAGGGTCAATGTTGTGAAGAATTTCCATCCGTGGGGATTCTTTTCCTTCACTAATGGTTGGCCAAACATCAAACCCATCTAATCCTTGAAACTGAGATATATTGCCCCCAGCAAGTCCAACTAGGGTTGGGTACCAGTCAGTAATGTGTATAAGAGCTTTGCTGACCCGTCTTCGATGGCGTATCAAGGGACTGTGCACAAAACCCACTCCTCTAACCCCTCCTTCCCAATATGTTCCCTTGCACCCCCGTAGGGGCCAATTACTGCCTCCAGTGAGTGGCTGAGCTCCATTATCAGTGGAGAAAATGACAACACTATTACGGTAGAAGCCATACTTGCGCAGTGCATAAGTAATATTCTGGACCGCTTCATCAACAATAGAAACCATTGCTGCATATTTCCGCCGGGGAACATTGCTCATGTGGCGATATGGATAGATATACTCTTTGGGTGGCTTTAGAGGCGTGTGCACTGCCTGAAGGGAAAGGAAGATAAAAAGAGGCTGACTGGTTGAGTCATGTGTTGCTAAGATTTTACGCACTCTCTGGGTGTAGAGGTGAGTTGAGTACTTGCCCCCTCTGCCCCATGCCACTGACTCACCTTCATGGAGGTCAAAGCCACACAAGGCCTTGCCATCACATGAGCCATACGTATAATAGTCCACACTGCCAGTCAATGAACCAAAGTATGTGTGGAATCCACGACGTGTGGGCAAACAATCTTTTCGGTAAAAGCCCAAATGCCACTTCCCCACCATGTGAGTAGAGTACCCAACCTTCTGTAGGTGTTGAGGGAGTGTGACCACGTCTAAAGGGAGACAATTTGGCTGGCGTGGTCTGATAATGGAATGCTGCAGGCCCGTGTGAATTTGATATCTAAAggaaagcaaaaataaattagcAATGCTAAGGCACAATTAAAAATGTAGTAGGTTGAAAAATTATAACACAACACAAGtttatacaaaaaaagttttagtctCCAGTTATTTCAGTTGAATCTTAACAGGCGTGGAAAATTATTTGTTGTCATAAGGAATTATGAAAACACATGTTTAGGCTTATTTTTCTTACTGTGGAGACTAGTATCATTTACTCATATAAAGTACATGATATCTATGGTCAGAACACACTgcacactcaaaaaaataaaaagttggatttacttaaaaaaaacttcgtCAAGTGGGTTCCACATAGCTTTGTTAAGTAAtgtcaacaaataaaatgtaagttgtatttactaaaaaagtttGTGTAAAATTGACAATTTAAATGTTGCATGGACTAAAGAAATCCCAGTAAAGTCACTATTATGAAACATTTAATTgatgaaacaaaattaaaaataatgatttaataaCTCCATAACAACGAATCAATCAATAGGGGTGCAGCTGCTCAATAAAACctttatttaattacagtttatcaaacatatcacaaacatatttgaaataCAATGTAACATTTCAAACCGTTTGTTGGTTTGTAATGTTCTAAAATATATCAGAACAAGTTAAATAACTTATAATTGGCCACTTATTACTCACGTACCTATCTAATCGTGCTACACTTCTGCAAGAGGGTACAACAATTCTGCCAGAACAACAATttacccataatacactgcaGCATCATTAGCCAATGAGATgcaagtctgtattggttttatttatCTGTTACTTTTACGCAACAATGTTATATTGGCTGAACAAATAATTTTgaagtaaagctgacaagacacagTCTTTTGTTGAAATGACTAAGTTAAATGAATCATATGCCTTTGTAGCGCAATAAATGTGTTCAGTATTTGCACTACATACATTGGTAATTAATAGAAGAATAAAAGTGTTTGATATAGCATATTAgagcataatgttaaagggctGCAGTTTGAAGTGTTTGCCAGTAGATGGCAGCAGCGCTGTGTCTGTCGTGAAACCGCACTCTCGCGAGGTCTcacgtgatttgtgaaatgaGACCTTCTCTGAGTGATTTTTACGGTCACATGTGCGACTGCCATTGATGATTGTGTTTATCTATGTTACAGGTAAGCTGATGGAAGTTTATTCTAATGTTTTAATCGTTCTGTTGATTATATTGTGTCatatattaaagtaactttGAGAGAGATAAATTAAATGCATATAGTTGAACAATGGTGTTGCAATCCAAAGTTGGATGAGTTTAATAGGAGTTCATGTGAAAGTTAAACTATCCTATCATATTGCTATGCAGCAAGTAAATAGTATCTTGTCTGATTTTGATGTGTTTGAATATTTGATCAAATAGATTGGGTGACTTAGTTGgatgcataaatgtatttcatataacgtgatttgtgaaatgaGACCTTCTGTGAGTGATTTTCACGGTCACATGTGCGACTGCCATTGATGATTGTGTTTATCTGTGTTAcagatttaaaagaaaatacaataaatatgcAACCCCCACTGTGAATTATCATTTATACATTGGAAAGTGTTACATATTTTGGCGAGCCAGCCTCCTAAAAATTGTGAGTGAGCTTCAGAGCCGAATTTAGAGGATAAAGCAGTGTAAATATCAAGCATGGAAGAACTACGCAATAAAGTTAGCCAAGCACTTCTGATGCTGCACACCTCAGACCTCATTCATGTTTGTAAACACCTAAAATGTGAGTAGCCAGAGGGTGGCTATGCCAGCAAAACCAAACGGGCCCTTATCAGGGTGGTGGAGGGGTCATTGGATGACATTGAAGAAACAGAGGAGAGTGAGGTATTTCTACAGTGTCTTGAGGATATGTTGTCCGTAATAGATACTCTGAAACAGCCTATAGACACAGAATCAAAAACCATACCAAATGAGACAGTCACTCGAGGGGGAGATCGCTGCAATAGAACAAAGGCTAAAAACCAGAGTTACAGTGGAGGAGACAAGAGCTACTGCAGTGTCACAACCTGTGCTATCTGAAGTGACCCTCAGAAGGGAGTTTCGAATCTCTGGGCAAATTGGCGAAGCAGGACAGAGAGAGAAACTGTCGTACACCAGCCTTATAAACCAGATTGAGTCGGGACTGAGAAAAGGTCATTCAGAGACAGAAATCATTGAAGCTGTGACTCGAGCAGTGAGCCCAGGCCTTCACTTGAGGGACATGGTTGAAATAAAACGAGACCTCACTCTCCCTACCTTGAAGACAATTCTAAGGGGCCATTTCAAAGTTGATCCTCCCTCCGACCTGTTACAAAAGCTAATGAACATATCACAAGACCCGAAAGAGTCAGCACAAAATTTTCTATTCAGAGGAATCGAGCTCAGAGAGAAATTACTGTGGAAACTAAGTGAAGAGGATGAGGACGAGCAGTTCAGCCCAGAATTAATTCAAAGGAAATTCCTTCGCTCCATAGAAACTGGATTGTTAAATGATGCTGTGAAGTTGCAACTGAAGCCTTACCTGAGCAACCCTAAAGTCTCGGACGTGGAGCTGATTGAGCGAGTAAATGAAGCTGCAAACTTAGAACAGGAGCGCCAGCAAAAGTTGAAAAAGACTGCACTGACAAAACCCACTAGACTGCAGGAAATACAAACTAACATATGCCCATTGGAGCCTCAGGTACATCCACACAATTCCACAGAGCCAAAAAGAGATGTTAGATCGTCTGCAGGTAAAGTTGACTCTGCCACCACCAGCAAAAAGAGCCAAGAGAGGCATGAAGGGACAGACTCAAGCACAAGGCAGTTATTGAGCAGCTCAGAGCAGAGGTCCTAGAAATGAAAAAGATGGTAAATGAGACCATGGAAACATCTAAACTGCGAAGCAGAACTGAACGGGCAACTCTTACGAGCATCAACAGACCACGTGGATGCAGAGAATGTCAGGAAGCCCAAGTTGGTGAGCAGTGCAGACATTGTTTTCGTTGTGGACAAGAGGGACATCTCTCTAGAGGCTGCCGGCGACCCAGAGAACAGCAGGGAAATGGAAGAGGGCTGCTGTGATGGGACCCTCAGTAGCCTATGAGTTGGAGTCCCCTCTAAAACACTTGGTACATACTTTAAAACCAGAGGACACAGAAAAGATTGTTAAAACCATGTCTCCCTGTAAAAATGCAAAACTTTTAAACCTCATCGGCAGAAAATGTCTTGTTCAGTGTTTACTAGAAGGAGTTCCTGTGGAAGTGCTGTGGGACACAGGTGCACAGGCAAGTGTAATCAATGAAGAATGGAGAAAAGCAAACATACCCCACCGGGCCGTAAGACCTCTCCATGAACTCTTGGATTCCTGCACACTGGTCGGACTGGCTGTAAATCAAACCGAAATACCATTCTCAGGCTGGATTGAAGCTGAATTTAATTTAAGCCAAGACTCAAGCACTATACCATCACTTCTGGTACCCATCTTAGTATCGACTGACCCACAGGTGGCAGAACAGCCCATCATCGGGTTCAATGTAATTGAAGCGGTTCTCAGCCAAAACAGGGACCATCAGACAGAAAAAGACATTATCTGCAATGTGAGTAGAGCTTTCTCTGTGACATTCAAGACTGCAAAGTTAGTACTGAAGTTAATCCAGTCTCCAAATTTTAGTGTTGATGCCGGTATTGTACAAACAGGGAAAAGACAAATCCATTTGGCAGCCAAACAAGTCACTACTGTTTTAGTCAAAGTCAATGCAGGGTCTCAGTACAAGGGTCACAGCCTACTCTTAGTTCCTAATGAAGAGCCTTCACTGCCAGAAGGAGTTGTCATTGAAGAGGGATTAGTTACTGTCCCTGTTGACAGACCCTCAGTCCTGTCAGTGCCCATcgcaaataccaataactatgCTGTTACTCTAGGTCGTCGAGCAGTCATAGGTCATCTCCAAACCATAAAATCTACACTTCCTGTGAACACAGAACAGGCAAATGAAGATAATTCCACAGACAGCAATAAAGATAATGATAGTGACAAACCAAAAGTAAAGGCTAATGTGAGCAGTGATGATTCAAAGACACAAAAGCCTAGCCTATGTGAAGCACAGCAAGAAATGGTGAGACAGATGTTGAGAGAGGAGTGTCATGCCTTTGCATACAATGAAGATGATATTGGCTGTATTCCTTCCCTGAACCTGCATATCACACTTAAAGACACCCCACctgtaaacaaaacatacatgtCAGTCCCAAAACCATTACATCAAGAAGTAAAAGAGTACTTACAAGATCTGTTGAATCGTGGGTGGATCACCAAATCCCGTTCACCTTATGCATCACCTGTTGTTTGTGTGAGAAAAAGAGATGGGACATTAAGATTGTGTTGTGATTACAGAGAGCTGAACAGAAAATAAGTACCGGACCGACATCCAATTCCAAGAATTCAAGATATGCTGGACTCCCTGATAGGCAGTTCCTGGTTTTCGGTGCTGGACCAGGGTAAAGCATACCACCAGGGGTTTTTGGACGAGGAAAGCAGGCCCCTGACTGCCTTCATAACCCCTTGGGGATTATATCGGCGGGTAATGATCCCGTTTGGCCTTAGTTCGGCACCTGCTGAGTTTCAGCGAAGTATGGAGGAGTGTCTCGTAGGCCTTCGGGATGTTATATGTCAGCCCTACCTTGATGATAATCTCGTACACAGCCCTAGTTTTGAAGACCATGTTGACCACCTCAGGGCTGTGTTACGGAGATATCAGCAGTACGGTGTGAAGCTCAGTCCACGTAAGTGTGAGGTCTTCAAAAGAAAAGTACGATTCCTGTGACGCCTGGTGTCAGGTGATGGATACAGTATGGATCCGGCTGAAGTGGCTTCTGTACAAGCTTTAAAAGAAAGAGTTCCCACAACTGTAGGTGATTTGAGAAAACTGCTTGGATTTCTCTCATATTACCGTGCATATATACCTGATTTTTCCAAACTGGCAAAGAATCCTCTAGAAGTAAGCAGGGGTATGACAGGAAAATCCATGGAGTAGGTCTTCAATCTGGTGGAAGGGTTCTCGCAATCTGTCACAAAGAGGGGGACCCGGAAAACTCAGATCCTATTGGGAAAACAGAGTTTATGTCATTGTCAAAAGGAGGAGTAATGATAGCCCTGTGTATGAGGTGATACCAGAAAAAGGGGGTAAGATGAGGGTGCTCCATCAAAATCTCCTTCTCCCTTGTGATAGCTTGCCACTGGAGAGCTCGGAAGCAAACCTGAAACAAAAGGCAGTTAAAGAAAGGACACTAAGAAAAAATAGACAAAATACAAAGGAGGTACAAGATGACATGGCAGAGGGTGAGGACTTCCAAGATGTTGAACTGGTGTTACAGTTTCCTTCTTACCTTGATCAGTGCAAAACTCCTAGTGGTCTAAACCCTGAAGCAGATCCATTTACACCAGCAATGGAACAACAGTCGGAAAGACTTCAGCAAGGAATTGCAGAGGAGACAGGGGAGGACTTACCAGAGGAACAAACTGAGGAGACAGAGGAGGACTTACCAGAGGAACAAACTGAGGAGACAGAGGAGGACTTACCTGAGGAACAAATTGAGGAGGATATCGAAACATCTGAGGAACAGTCCGAATTTTCAGAAGGACAAGCATTAGAGGATAATGGGCTTGACCTCCCCTCCTTCAATATGCACCCAAAAAGAGAGGGCGCCGTCCAAGAATTCTAACTTATGAATCGGCCGTCTGTAGTGGAAATTGATGTGGATAGACTGGTCATGGGTAATGCTCCAATAGCACAGGGACTATGGCGACCATGGGCAATGTTAGAGGCAATCCGTTGAAATTACCCTTCATAAAAACACTGGACAAATCGTGAGTGAAAGTTAATGTTTCAATAAGATTTGTTTCTTTggttgaagaaaaaaaactaaacatcaTTGATTAACTCTGTAAGGTAAACGACAAAGATTGGTAATGGACTGAAGAATTGTCTGGCCGGAATTGCGAGTCTATTACAATGGAGTATTAGTTAGACAACTGTTTACTGTTGTTGAAAGTATCTACGTGACAATATATAATAGAAGTAATGGTTATTTTGACCTTATGTAGAGGGTGAATTTTAATCACTTTGAAATTTAAGTCACTAATAACTTTTAAAAGGTCAGAGTTGTTCAGGATGAAACAATGTTTGAATCCAAAATGTTGTATACATTTGAAATTAGTAGGGGAGAGTGTAGCGCAATAAATGTGTTCAGTATTTGCACTACATACATTGGTAATTAATAGAAGAATAAAAGTGTTTGATATAGCATAttaaagcataatgttaaagggctGCAGTTTGAAGTGTTTGCCAGTAGATGGCAGCAGCGCTGTGTCTGTCGTGAAACCGCACTTTCGCGAGGTCTcacgtgatttgtgaaatgaGACCTTCTGTGAGTGATTTTCACGGTCACATGTGCGACTGCCATTGATGATTGTGTTTATCTGTGTTACAGGTAAGCTGATGGAAGTTTATTCTAACGTTTTAATCGTTCTGTTGATTATATTGTGTCatatattaaagtaactttGAGAGAGATAAATTAAATGCATATAGTTGAACAATGGTGTTGCAATCCAAAGTTTGATGAGTTTAATGGGAGTTCATGTGAAGGTTAAACTATCCTATCATATTGCTATGCAGCAAGTAAATAGTATCTTGTCTGATTTTGATGTGTTTGAATATTTGATCAAATAGATTGGGTGACTTAGTTGTATGCATAAATGATTTCATataacgtgatttgtgaaatgaGACCTTCTGTGTGTGATTTTCACGGTCACATGTGCGACTGCCATTGATGATTGTGTTTATCTGTGTTAcagatttaaaagaaaatacaataaatatgcAACCCCCACTGTGAATTATCATTTATACATTGGAAAGTGTTACACCTTTACTTTTGTTTGTTAAGTAAAGTGAACAAGAAATTATTTAGTAAAACTGACTCCAACCAAGttaatttttttgagtgcaTTCAGTTTGAAATACTGTAAAATAGAAATAATGCATATATGTACATACTACAAAAAAGTGATTGTCAAGTATGGTAGCCAACAGAGCATGTGAGGGGAGCGTAGCGGGGAGTGAGCGAGTAGCAGAGTGTGCGAAATATATTTAGAGAGCAGAGCGGGTTTTTATCCAAAGGCCGGATCGATCGAAAACGTTGGGTGTTAGGCCTGCAGAGGAATTTTTAATTTGAGGGAGCGTGGACAATTTCACTGGAGCGTGATGAAATTCTAGGTGAGTGGCAGacatgtataaagtactagggacccagacttgagtaaaagtacaagtgctctatcaaaaaagtgacttgagtaaaagttgaagtgctctttaagcaccacacttaagtggaagtactaaagtattgcaagtagttgattttaaaatgtactactcaagtactgaaagtaaaagtacaagtattgtgtaatctagttattaaagaaaatagtCAAAAGTTTgcatataatattgtttatattatttcaaatatttaagctaaaggacactcacaattcctttggctgtagcagcagtacaaggacaggaatgttctgattaattcagattaatttaactgataTGGCAATAGAGAATTCAGTATTAATGGAAATAATAGTCAATATAagggtaataggtaaaggtacaaggtgtttcaatgtatttaggtttccttctttcacGCAAACTCGCCTCGATCTCTTTCGCGCATTTTGGCTCTCCTTCTCTCTAGCGCGCACAGACTCTGCCTCTTTCAtgcattttttctctctctcccgcgCACAGACTCAGTCTCTCTCACGCACTTTGTCTCTCTCTtcgcttcacatttgtccacaaccgcggctcatatttgtgagtgagagggaggggtCCACCCTTCACTATCTCCGACTGGTTTAGACCACGATGTGTGTTTatttctaatgtgtatcaccgctctGGCAGTAATAATGtgggtttggaatgattcgtaacattttTATAATGAGTGGAACGAGTAAcgatgcagcacataaaaaatgtatcggAGTAAAGGTATTAAACTCatcaaaaatatgtactgaagtaaaagtggaagtaggaggaaaaaaattatatttcagtagagtacagatatGGCCATTTAGTACTTAAgcacagtagtgaagtagttctacttcattactatacatctctggtGAGCGGGAAGCAGAATTGAGTGAAACTGTCTGGTCCAACGAAGAGGAGTTAGCGAACACCCACATGAGCGGGGAGTGGAATTTCTCACCGCTCAGCTCCGCTCACATGCTCTGGTAGCCAATACTTAAAATGTGACCTCTCCAAATAACCCATCCCAGTGCGTAGTGAACACATACATTGCAggtcatgaacacacacacagagcagtgggcagctatccagGGAGCAACTGCACAAAGAGTGCCTTGCTCAAGGCACCACAGTCATTATCTGCTGGATGTGAGACTCACACACATGAACTTTGGGTTACAAGCACAATTTTTACCACTGtaactataaatattttatggatCCATAAGAACTTATATAGTCtttttaattgtctgttttgGAGTATAACTGTATACAATcattcctttaaaggggacatttcacaagacttttttgtcaaataaatctttggtgtccccagagtatgtatgtgtaGTTCTAGCTCAGATGCATATGAATAAAtgattataacatgttaaaattgccactttgtagctgtgagcaaaaatgtgctgttttgggtgtgtcctttaattcaattcaattcaattttatttatataacgcttttcacaatttggtaattgtatcaaagcagctttacattaatagaagcagtgaaaagcacagaaaatcgacagatagcacaacataatacacgatagcacaagcagctaaatttgctgcggctataaatcaacattataagcgaacgttttactaatgtaacgtatcgaagttaagcccaagaaggctgcctccccgggttgaaaaccCCCCCAGGAGAAAAACAACCTCTGCCTTTttgccggggaagtaaaaaaaagtcctagggggaaaaaacccttgggatatatatatatatatatatatatatatatatatatatatatatatatgaagagtttggttccaaaacgcgataaacgccatttttgaaaaaatcagcattatatcaggtcagtagttaaaagtaaattcttaattgtacacaaaatccaatatccgccgtgttattctgtcatcttttctccctttttcccaaaatgcgataaacgccactcccccttttttacagaacgcaataaatcccacagcgcaccattcacgcaatgtaaacaaacatggcggcgcgctgagtacatggagtcctagttttcctcatctactttgtactttgtgatcaacaaacaaaacaaaataatactttaattgcattgataaacctgtgatggttttctgtgatgggaaagaaacgtaagccattaacatctaataatttccctgagaggcactcgggagacgggtgcttgttctctcgacagcatcaagcttctcatgctaacacattgaccccagaggatcttatgaaaaactttacataattttactcaaagtcaacgaaaatcgagcaggaccaaaagcattttacagctgatcgctgtgaaagacgttaagcgaagacgtcaagtaaccgcaatgacagggttcttaatatgacaaagtaagtgttttgattaataacattaatgtttatatttttaattagtgtgtacaa
This sequence is a window from Misgurnus anguillicaudatus chromosome 9, ASM2758022v2, whole genome shotgun sequence. Protein-coding genes within it:
- the arsib gene encoding arylsulfatase I, with product MSTREEVKFYLKRMALFVLSALYILILQTSALRLRTRPNHMDVERFRVERAPLKPKQPPHIIFILTDDQGFNDIGYHSRDIHSPTLDKLAAEGVILENYYVQPLCTPSRSQLITGRYQIHTGLQHSIIRPRQPNCLPLDVVTLPQHLQKVGYSTHMVGKWHLGFYRKDCLPTRRGFHTYFGSLTGSVDYYTYGSCDGKALCGFDLHEGESVAWGRGGKYSTHLYTQRVRKILATHDSTSQPLFIFLSLQAVHTPLKPPKEYIYPYRHMSNVPRRKYAAMVSIVDEAVQNITYALRKYGFYRNSVVIFSTDNGAQPLTGGSNWPLRGCKGTYWEGGVRGVGFVHSPLIRHRRRVSKALIHITDWYPTLVGLAGGNISQFQGLDGFDVWPTISEGKESPRMEILHNIDPLHRRSQGSVREGYELWDTSVQAAIRVGDWKLLTGDPGHGDWVPPQVLTNFPSSWWNLEQQSGKNRKSIWLYNITDDPCERHNLAVQRPDIVKKLLARLTFYNHTALPVRYPPDDARADPSLNGGAWKPWVADDEEEENWDGIYYKRGKNRKRKKCRLCKIQSFFKTFNSKIMSNQM